A window of the Astyanax mexicanus isolate ESR-SI-001 chromosome 22, AstMex3_surface, whole genome shotgun sequence genome harbors these coding sequences:
- the pias2 gene encoding E3 SUMO-protein ligase PIAS2 isoform X1, which translates to MADIEELRNMVSSFRVSELQVLLGFAGRNKSGRKHELLLRALHLIKSDSNPAVQIKIKELYRRRYPRTFDSLSELSNIKAYFQTGDRSTVVSPELSLGASHSDVVHQQLATRKSPAFQDSKPRMNMQQPNPLMPPVHPDVQMKSLPFYDVLDVLIKPSSLGPSTVQRFHQEKYFIFALTPQQVREVCISRDFLPGGRRDYMVQIQLRFCLSETSCPQEDNYPNSLCIKVNGKLFPLPGYAPPPKNGVEQKRPGRPLNITSLVRLSSAVPNQISVTWAPEIGKTYSMSVYLVRQLTSPLLLQRLRMKGIRNPDHSRALIKEKLTADPDSEIATTSLRVSLMCPLGKMRLTVPCRAVTCSHLQCFDAALYLQMNEKKPTWICPVCDKKATYESLIIDGLFMEILNDCTDVDEIKFQEDGTWCPMRPKKEALKVSSPIIPKIECAAPVRQSAVVPYSEPSSTKKADVIDLTLESSSDDDSEPDPPLKKRCLYMSKQEEIHSKGVLTYQPSTVRVPNVQALDTSYLTSSIADYAVPFHHSTLSTIPTDMQSLDLFSLLQADPQQHYRSPVFLDSLPSSLQSATTSAGLVSSSVPYETAAHGGSSSHETGVITGGSSSLSDIISLD; encoded by the exons aATATGGTATCAAGTTTCCGTGTCTCAGAGCTGCAGGTACTGCTAGGTTTTGCTGGAAGGAACAAGAGTGGTCGCAAGCATGAACTTCTGCTGAGGGCTTTGCATTTGATAAAGAGTGACAGTAATCCTGCTGTGCAAATTAAAATCAAGGAACTGTATCGCCGGAGATATCCTCGAACATTTGACAGTCTTTCGGAGTTATCAAACATTAAGGCCTACTTTCAGACAGGGGACAGATCAACGGTTGTAAGTCCGGAACTTTCTCTTGGTGCTAGTCACTCAGACGTGGTGCATCAGCAGTTGGCCACCCGCAAATCACCAGCATTTCAGGACTCAAAGCCCAGGATGAACATGCAGCAGCCAAACCCACTTATGCCCCCTGTCCACCCGGACGTCCAGATGAAGTCCCTCCCATTTTATGATGTGTTGGATGTATTGATCAAGCCATCGAGTTTAG GACCCAGTACTGTTCAGAGGTTTCATCAGGAAAAGTACTTCATCTTTGCCTTGACTCCACAGCAAGTGAGAGAAGTTTGTATTTCACG GGATTTCCTTCCTGGTGGGAGAAGAGACTATATGGTTCAAATACAGTTACG gTTCTGCCTTTCAGAGACCAGTTGCCCTCAAGAGGACAACTATCCCAACAGTCTTTGCATCAAAGTCAATGGGAAGCTCTTTCCTTTACCA GGCTATGCACCACCTCCTAAGAACGGTGTTGAACAAAAGAGGCCTGGAAGGCCTTTGAACATCACGTCTCTCGTCAGATTGTCCTCTGCAGTACCCAATCAGATATCAGTCACGTGGGCACCTGAAATAGGAAAG acATATTCCATGTCCGTTTACTTGGTACGGCAGCTGACGTCACCGTTGCTACTGCAAAGATTACGAATGAAAGGGATCAGAAACCCTGACCACTCAAGAGCACTAA taaaagaaaagctCACAGCAGACCCAGACAGTGAAATAGCTACAACCAGTTTGCGAGTGTCCCTCATGTGCCCA CTCGGAAAGATGCGCCTCACAGTTCCCTGTCGAGCGGTTACCTGCTCTCACCTTCAGTGTTTCGATGCAGCTCTGTACCTGCAGATGAATGAAAAGAAACCCACCTGGATCTGCCCTGTGTGTGACAAGAAAGCCACATATGAGAGTCTGATCATTGATGG GCTCTTCATGGAAATATTGAACGACTGCACAGATGTGGACGAAATCAAGTTCCAGGAAGACGGGACCTGGTGTCCAATGAGACCAAAGAAGGAGGCGCTAAAAGTTTCATCTCCAATTATACCCAAAATTGAGT GTGCTGCCCCTGTCCGGCAGAGTGCAGTGGTTCCCTATTCAGAACCCAGCAGCACAAAGAAGGCTGACGTGATTGATCTGACCCTCGAAAGCTCTTCAGATGATGATTCAGAACCAGACCCTCCCTTGAAAAAGCGATGTCTCTATATGTCCAAACAAGAGGAAATCCATAGCAAAGG GGTTTTGACCTATCAGCCATCAACAGTTCGGGTGCCAAATGTCCAGGCACTGGACACATCATACCTAACATCCTCCATAGCAGACTATGCAGTTCCATTCCACCATTCAACATTGTCAACTATTCCCACCGATATGCAAA gtcttgatttattttctttacttcaaGCAGACCCCCAG CAGCATTACCGGAGCCCAGTGTTCCTGGACAGCCTCCCCAGCAGCCTCCAGAGTGCCACTACCAGTGCTGGCCTTGTGTCCTCATCAGTCCCGTACGAGACAGCCGCACATGGAGGGAGCTCCAGTCACGAAACGGGAGTCATTACCGGAGGATCCTCCAGTCTGTCAGATATTATCTCTCTGGACTGA
- the pias2 gene encoding E3 SUMO-protein ligase PIAS2 isoform X2 codes for MADIEELRNMVSSFRVSELQVLLGFAGRNKSGRKHELLLRALHLIKSDSNPAVQIKIKELYRRRYPRTFDSLSELSNIKAYFQTGDRSTVVSPELSLGASHSDVVHQQLATRKSPAFQDSKPRMNMQQPNPLMPPVHPDVQMKSLPFYDVLDVLIKPSSLGPSTVQRFHQEKYFIFALTPQQVREVCISRDFLPGGRRDYMVQIQLRFCLSETSCPQEDNYPNSLCIKVNGKLFPLPGYAPPPKNGVEQKRPGRPLNITSLVRLSSAVPNQISVTWAPEIGKTYSMSVYLVRQLTSPLLLQRLRMKGIRNPDHSRALIKEKLTADPDSEIATTSLRVSLMCPLGKMRLTVPCRAVTCSHLQCFDAALYLQMNEKKPTWICPVCDKKATYESLIIDGLFMEILNDCTDVDEIKFQEDGTWCPMRPKKEALKVSSPIIPKIECAAPVRQSAVVPYSEPSSTKKADVIDLTLESSSDDDSEPDPPLKKRCLYMSKQEEIHSKGVLTYQPSTVRVPNVQALDTSYLTSSIADYAVPFHHSTLSTIPTDMQSLDLFSLLQADPQHYRSPVFLDSLPSSLQSATTSAGLVSSSVPYETAAHGGSSSHETGVITGGSSSLSDIISLD; via the exons aATATGGTATCAAGTTTCCGTGTCTCAGAGCTGCAGGTACTGCTAGGTTTTGCTGGAAGGAACAAGAGTGGTCGCAAGCATGAACTTCTGCTGAGGGCTTTGCATTTGATAAAGAGTGACAGTAATCCTGCTGTGCAAATTAAAATCAAGGAACTGTATCGCCGGAGATATCCTCGAACATTTGACAGTCTTTCGGAGTTATCAAACATTAAGGCCTACTTTCAGACAGGGGACAGATCAACGGTTGTAAGTCCGGAACTTTCTCTTGGTGCTAGTCACTCAGACGTGGTGCATCAGCAGTTGGCCACCCGCAAATCACCAGCATTTCAGGACTCAAAGCCCAGGATGAACATGCAGCAGCCAAACCCACTTATGCCCCCTGTCCACCCGGACGTCCAGATGAAGTCCCTCCCATTTTATGATGTGTTGGATGTATTGATCAAGCCATCGAGTTTAG GACCCAGTACTGTTCAGAGGTTTCATCAGGAAAAGTACTTCATCTTTGCCTTGACTCCACAGCAAGTGAGAGAAGTTTGTATTTCACG GGATTTCCTTCCTGGTGGGAGAAGAGACTATATGGTTCAAATACAGTTACG gTTCTGCCTTTCAGAGACCAGTTGCCCTCAAGAGGACAACTATCCCAACAGTCTTTGCATCAAAGTCAATGGGAAGCTCTTTCCTTTACCA GGCTATGCACCACCTCCTAAGAACGGTGTTGAACAAAAGAGGCCTGGAAGGCCTTTGAACATCACGTCTCTCGTCAGATTGTCCTCTGCAGTACCCAATCAGATATCAGTCACGTGGGCACCTGAAATAGGAAAG acATATTCCATGTCCGTTTACTTGGTACGGCAGCTGACGTCACCGTTGCTACTGCAAAGATTACGAATGAAAGGGATCAGAAACCCTGACCACTCAAGAGCACTAA taaaagaaaagctCACAGCAGACCCAGACAGTGAAATAGCTACAACCAGTTTGCGAGTGTCCCTCATGTGCCCA CTCGGAAAGATGCGCCTCACAGTTCCCTGTCGAGCGGTTACCTGCTCTCACCTTCAGTGTTTCGATGCAGCTCTGTACCTGCAGATGAATGAAAAGAAACCCACCTGGATCTGCCCTGTGTGTGACAAGAAAGCCACATATGAGAGTCTGATCATTGATGG GCTCTTCATGGAAATATTGAACGACTGCACAGATGTGGACGAAATCAAGTTCCAGGAAGACGGGACCTGGTGTCCAATGAGACCAAAGAAGGAGGCGCTAAAAGTTTCATCTCCAATTATACCCAAAATTGAGT GTGCTGCCCCTGTCCGGCAGAGTGCAGTGGTTCCCTATTCAGAACCCAGCAGCACAAAGAAGGCTGACGTGATTGATCTGACCCTCGAAAGCTCTTCAGATGATGATTCAGAACCAGACCCTCCCTTGAAAAAGCGATGTCTCTATATGTCCAAACAAGAGGAAATCCATAGCAAAGG GGTTTTGACCTATCAGCCATCAACAGTTCGGGTGCCAAATGTCCAGGCACTGGACACATCATACCTAACATCCTCCATAGCAGACTATGCAGTTCCATTCCACCATTCAACATTGTCAACTATTCCCACCGATATGCAAA gtcttgatttattttctttacttcaaGCAGACCCCCAG CATTACCGGAGCCCAGTGTTCCTGGACAGCCTCCCCAGCAGCCTCCAGAGTGCCACTACCAGTGCTGGCCTTGTGTCCTCATCAGTCCCGTACGAGACAGCCGCACATGGAGGGAGCTCCAGTCACGAAACGGGAGTCATTACCGGAGGATCCTCCAGTCTGTCAGATATTATCTCTCTGGACTGA
- the pias2 gene encoding E3 SUMO-protein ligase PIAS2 isoform X3, which produces MVSSFRVSELQVLLGFAGRNKSGRKHELLLRALHLIKSDSNPAVQIKIKELYRRRYPRTFDSLSELSNIKAYFQTGDRSTVVSPELSLGASHSDVVHQQLATRKSPAFQDSKPRMNMQQPNPLMPPVHPDVQMKSLPFYDVLDVLIKPSSLGPSTVQRFHQEKYFIFALTPQQVREVCISRDFLPGGRRDYMVQIQLRFCLSETSCPQEDNYPNSLCIKVNGKLFPLPGYAPPPKNGVEQKRPGRPLNITSLVRLSSAVPNQISVTWAPEIGKTYSMSVYLVRQLTSPLLLQRLRMKGIRNPDHSRALIKEKLTADPDSEIATTSLRVSLMCPLGKMRLTVPCRAVTCSHLQCFDAALYLQMNEKKPTWICPVCDKKATYESLIIDGLFMEILNDCTDVDEIKFQEDGTWCPMRPKKEALKVSSPIIPKIECAAPVRQSAVVPYSEPSSTKKADVIDLTLESSSDDDSEPDPPLKKRCLYMSKQEEIHSKGVLTYQPSTVRVPNVQALDTSYLTSSIADYAVPFHHSTLSTIPTDMQSLDLFSLLQADPQQHYRSPVFLDSLPSSLQSATTSAGLVSSSVPYETAAHGGSSSHETGVITGGSSSLSDIISLD; this is translated from the exons ATGGTATCAAGTTTCCGTGTCTCAGAGCTGCAGGTACTGCTAGGTTTTGCTGGAAGGAACAAGAGTGGTCGCAAGCATGAACTTCTGCTGAGGGCTTTGCATTTGATAAAGAGTGACAGTAATCCTGCTGTGCAAATTAAAATCAAGGAACTGTATCGCCGGAGATATCCTCGAACATTTGACAGTCTTTCGGAGTTATCAAACATTAAGGCCTACTTTCAGACAGGGGACAGATCAACGGTTGTAAGTCCGGAACTTTCTCTTGGTGCTAGTCACTCAGACGTGGTGCATCAGCAGTTGGCCACCCGCAAATCACCAGCATTTCAGGACTCAAAGCCCAGGATGAACATGCAGCAGCCAAACCCACTTATGCCCCCTGTCCACCCGGACGTCCAGATGAAGTCCCTCCCATTTTATGATGTGTTGGATGTATTGATCAAGCCATCGAGTTTAG GACCCAGTACTGTTCAGAGGTTTCATCAGGAAAAGTACTTCATCTTTGCCTTGACTCCACAGCAAGTGAGAGAAGTTTGTATTTCACG GGATTTCCTTCCTGGTGGGAGAAGAGACTATATGGTTCAAATACAGTTACG gTTCTGCCTTTCAGAGACCAGTTGCCCTCAAGAGGACAACTATCCCAACAGTCTTTGCATCAAAGTCAATGGGAAGCTCTTTCCTTTACCA GGCTATGCACCACCTCCTAAGAACGGTGTTGAACAAAAGAGGCCTGGAAGGCCTTTGAACATCACGTCTCTCGTCAGATTGTCCTCTGCAGTACCCAATCAGATATCAGTCACGTGGGCACCTGAAATAGGAAAG acATATTCCATGTCCGTTTACTTGGTACGGCAGCTGACGTCACCGTTGCTACTGCAAAGATTACGAATGAAAGGGATCAGAAACCCTGACCACTCAAGAGCACTAA taaaagaaaagctCACAGCAGACCCAGACAGTGAAATAGCTACAACCAGTTTGCGAGTGTCCCTCATGTGCCCA CTCGGAAAGATGCGCCTCACAGTTCCCTGTCGAGCGGTTACCTGCTCTCACCTTCAGTGTTTCGATGCAGCTCTGTACCTGCAGATGAATGAAAAGAAACCCACCTGGATCTGCCCTGTGTGTGACAAGAAAGCCACATATGAGAGTCTGATCATTGATGG GCTCTTCATGGAAATATTGAACGACTGCACAGATGTGGACGAAATCAAGTTCCAGGAAGACGGGACCTGGTGTCCAATGAGACCAAAGAAGGAGGCGCTAAAAGTTTCATCTCCAATTATACCCAAAATTGAGT GTGCTGCCCCTGTCCGGCAGAGTGCAGTGGTTCCCTATTCAGAACCCAGCAGCACAAAGAAGGCTGACGTGATTGATCTGACCCTCGAAAGCTCTTCAGATGATGATTCAGAACCAGACCCTCCCTTGAAAAAGCGATGTCTCTATATGTCCAAACAAGAGGAAATCCATAGCAAAGG GGTTTTGACCTATCAGCCATCAACAGTTCGGGTGCCAAATGTCCAGGCACTGGACACATCATACCTAACATCCTCCATAGCAGACTATGCAGTTCCATTCCACCATTCAACATTGTCAACTATTCCCACCGATATGCAAA gtcttgatttattttctttacttcaaGCAGACCCCCAG CAGCATTACCGGAGCCCAGTGTTCCTGGACAGCCTCCCCAGCAGCCTCCAGAGTGCCACTACCAGTGCTGGCCTTGTGTCCTCATCAGTCCCGTACGAGACAGCCGCACATGGAGGGAGCTCCAGTCACGAAACGGGAGTCATTACCGGAGGATCCTCCAGTCTGTCAGATATTATCTCTCTGGACTGA